One region of Ahniella affigens genomic DNA includes:
- a CDS encoding TetR/AcrR family transcriptional regulator: MSRRPTHQPERGDARSRLLMAAFAVIRAKGYAATTVDDLCQASGVSKGAFFHHFSSKEALAVAAATHWSAVTGDLFAAAPYHQAATPLARVLAYLDFRQALVQGKVCEFTCLVGTIVQEAYDSSEAVRLACRDSIFSHAATLEADLDAAIKAAGRDDAFSARSLALLTQAVLQGAFILAKADQNASHVSDSIQHLKRYLSQSLKEQDVR, encoded by the coding sequence ATGTCCCGCAGACCTACTCATCAACCCGAACGAGGCGACGCCCGCAGCCGCTTGTTGATGGCGGCGTTCGCGGTGATCCGTGCCAAAGGCTATGCCGCCACGACGGTAGACGATCTGTGCCAAGCGTCTGGCGTGTCGAAGGGCGCGTTCTTTCATCACTTCAGTTCGAAAGAGGCGCTTGCCGTTGCAGCTGCAACGCACTGGTCAGCAGTGACGGGCGATCTGTTCGCAGCGGCGCCGTATCACCAAGCCGCGACACCGTTGGCTCGTGTGCTGGCGTACCTGGACTTTCGGCAAGCGCTGGTCCAGGGCAAGGTCTGTGAGTTCACGTGTCTGGTCGGCACCATCGTTCAGGAGGCTTACGACAGTTCGGAGGCAGTCCGCTTGGCCTGCCGCGATTCGATCTTTTCGCATGCCGCCACGCTTGAGGCCGACCTCGATGCCGCCATCAAGGCGGCTGGTCGCGATGATGCATTCAGCGCGCGCAGTCTTGCCTTGCTGACCCAGGCGGTGCTGCAGGGCGCGTTCATTCTGGCGAAAGCCGATCAAAACGCGAGCCACGTAAGCGACAGCATTCAGCATTTGAAGCGTTACCTCAGCCAGAGCCTCAAGGAGCAAGACGTTCGCTGA
- the ybaL gene encoding YbaL family putative K(+) efflux transporter, with protein sequence MPHDISLIATIASGFGLALVCGFIATKLRLPPLVGYLIAGVMIGPATPGYVGDIGLATQLAEIGVMLLMFGVGLHFSLDDLMAVKRIALPGAIVQIVAATAMGAAIAHYWGWPPGAALVFGLCLSVASTVVLLRALEAKGLLKSVNGQIAIGWLVVEDLVMVLVLVLLPSLATLLQSMGDDAVTASADPAIWRTIGFTLLKVSAFIALMLVVGKRLLPKMLWWVASTGSRELFTLSVIAAAVGVAFGAAKLFDVSFALGAFFAGMMLRESEFSHRAADESMPLRDAFAVLFFVSVGMLLDPQIIWQQPLKLFLVVMVVMLGKTVVAIAIVLAFRYPLNTALTVGASLAQIGEFSFILAGLGVSLGLMSTELQSLVLAAAIISIALNAALFALIEPLRQWILARSDFARRLELRDDPLAQLPMSTDEKFLSGQVVLVGYGRVGRKIAETLTADNLPFVVAEQNRERVEALREQGVKAVFGDASSPEVLIQAHIAKASMLVIAIPDSVDMHRMVEIARTLNPDIRVVIRSPNEEEATQLSSALRATVFVGEHELAKGISHHIQATLRTPLPVATPRT encoded by the coding sequence ATGCCACACGACATTTCGCTCATTGCCACGATCGCATCTGGATTCGGCCTCGCGCTGGTCTGCGGATTCATCGCCACCAAACTCCGGCTGCCCCCACTGGTCGGCTACCTCATTGCTGGCGTCATGATCGGCCCGGCAACTCCGGGTTACGTCGGCGACATCGGCCTCGCCACCCAACTGGCCGAAATTGGCGTGATGCTGCTGATGTTCGGCGTCGGCCTGCACTTTTCGCTCGACGACCTCATGGCCGTCAAGCGCATCGCCCTACCCGGCGCGATCGTTCAAATCGTCGCGGCGACTGCCATGGGCGCAGCCATTGCCCACTATTGGGGCTGGCCCCCGGGCGCCGCGCTCGTGTTCGGCCTATGTTTGTCAGTCGCCAGCACCGTCGTGCTGTTGCGAGCCTTGGAAGCGAAAGGCTTGCTGAAATCTGTCAATGGACAGATCGCTATCGGCTGGCTGGTCGTGGAAGACCTCGTGATGGTCCTCGTACTCGTGCTGTTGCCGAGCCTCGCCACGTTGTTGCAGTCAATGGGCGATGACGCCGTGACCGCGAGCGCCGACCCGGCCATCTGGCGCACGATCGGCTTCACGCTGTTGAAAGTCAGCGCCTTTATCGCCCTGATGCTGGTCGTCGGCAAGCGGTTGTTACCGAAAATGCTGTGGTGGGTCGCCAGTACTGGGTCACGCGAACTGTTCACGCTAAGCGTTATCGCAGCAGCCGTCGGCGTCGCATTCGGCGCCGCAAAATTGTTTGACGTGTCGTTTGCGCTCGGCGCATTTTTTGCCGGGATGATGCTTCGCGAATCCGAATTCAGCCATCGCGCTGCCGACGAGTCCATGCCACTACGCGACGCATTCGCCGTGTTGTTCTTCGTGTCCGTGGGCATGCTGCTCGATCCGCAAATCATCTGGCAACAACCACTCAAACTGTTCCTCGTGGTCATGGTCGTCATGCTGGGCAAGACCGTGGTCGCCATCGCAATCGTGCTGGCGTTCCGGTACCCGCTGAATACCGCACTGACAGTGGGCGCGAGTCTCGCGCAGATTGGTGAGTTTTCGTTCATCCTGGCCGGCCTTGGCGTCTCGCTCGGGCTCATGTCTACTGAGCTGCAAAGCCTGGTACTTGCTGCCGCCATTATCTCCATTGCCCTGAATGCGGCGCTCTTTGCGCTGATCGAGCCGCTACGCCAGTGGATCCTGGCGCGCTCCGACTTTGCCCGCCGCCTGGAATTGCGCGACGACCCACTCGCCCAACTCCCGATGAGCACAGACGAGAAATTCCTCAGCGGCCAAGTAGTCCTGGTTGGTTATGGTCGCGTCGGCCGGAAAATTGCCGAGACGCTGACTGCGGACAATCTGCCCTTTGTCGTTGCCGAGCAAAACCGCGAACGCGTCGAAGCGCTGCGCGAACAAGGCGTCAAAGCGGTGTTTGGCGATGCGTCCAGCCCGGAAGTCTTGATTCAGGCGCACATTGCCAAAGCGTCCATGCTAGTCATTGCAATACCGGACTCGGTGGATATGCATCGGATGGTCGAGATTGCCCGAACCTTGAACCCCGACATTCGCGTGGTCATCCGAAGCCCTAACGAAGAAGAAGCGACGCAATTGAGCAGCGCGCTTCGCGCAACGGTGTTTGTCGGGGAACACGAACTGGCCAAAGGGATCAGCCACCATATTCAGGCCACCCTGCGGACGCCACTGCCTGTCGCAACGCCCCGGACCTGA
- a CDS encoding penicillin-binding transpeptidase domain-containing protein produces MFKSVLSLVFGAALGLPALVAAADASPKVAESFRAYGSDGAFVTRTGNETQVHFGKEWAEKPVHPASSFKVLLALIGLETGSIKDVNEVFPWDGRPYPDNKVWEQDMALQEAMATSSESYFKIVAKRIGRDRLQSFVQRVNYGSINISANPETAWTDGVLTITVPQQLDFMQRLANNDLPFRPDVMNTVKAVTLDRFDAELGIHGKTGTSFRDGSGFGWWVGWVDAKPASGRVQPTAFALLVTLKKIDGRDKRTALGRELLREVGVIERRGL; encoded by the coding sequence ATGTTCAAGAGTGTTTTGAGTCTGGTGTTTGGTGCCGCACTCGGTCTGCCGGCATTGGTTGCGGCCGCTGATGCGTCACCTAAGGTGGCCGAGTCATTTCGAGCCTACGGCAGTGACGGCGCATTTGTGACGCGCACCGGCAATGAAACGCAGGTTCATTTCGGCAAGGAATGGGCCGAAAAGCCGGTGCATCCGGCTTCGTCCTTCAAGGTGCTGCTTGCATTGATTGGCCTCGAAACGGGTTCGATCAAAGACGTCAACGAAGTGTTTCCCTGGGATGGTCGCCCTTATCCCGACAACAAAGTCTGGGAGCAGGATATGGCGTTGCAGGAAGCAATGGCGACCTCCAGCGAGAGCTACTTCAAGATCGTCGCAAAGCGTATTGGACGTGACCGCCTGCAGAGCTTTGTGCAGCGCGTCAACTACGGCAGCATCAACATCAGCGCGAATCCGGAAACCGCCTGGACCGACGGCGTGCTGACGATCACGGTGCCACAGCAACTCGATTTCATGCAGCGATTGGCAAACAATGATCTGCCGTTTCGACCTGACGTCATGAACACCGTCAAAGCGGTGACCTTGGATCGCTTCGACGCTGAACTCGGGATTCACGGCAAGACTGGCACGTCGTTTCGTGATGGTTCTGGCTTTGGATGGTGGGTTGGCTGGGTCGACGCGAAGCCAGCTTCCGGGCGGGTGCAGCCGACCGCGTTTGCGCTGCTGGTGACACTGAAGAAGATTGACGGCCGCGATAAGCGAACCGCGCTTGGCCGGGAGCTGCTGCGCGAAGTCGGTGTGATTGAGCGGCGAGGGTTGTGA